TCGCGACCTTGGGCAATGTTTTCGCCTTTGTAGCTGTACCACGCACCTTTGCGTACAATTACGCCTGTTTCCTCGGCAATGTCTACCATACAACCTAATGTAGAAATGCCTTTGCCAAAGATAATATCAAACTCGGCGATTCGGAATGGCGGCGCAACTTTGTTTTTAGCAACTTTGACTTTAACGCGGTTGCCGAATTCTTCCGTGCCTTTTTTCAAGGTTTGAATCCGGCGAATATCCAAACGTACAGAGGCATAGAACTTAAGGGCATTACCTCCAGTTGTCGTTTCTGGGTTGCCATAGGTCACGCCAATCTTTTGTCGTAGCTGGTTGAGGAAAATTACGGTACAACCAGATTTACCGATGTTACCCGTGATTTTTCTTAAAGCTTGGCTCATCAAACGTGCTTGCAAGCCGACGTGGGTATCTCCCATTTCACCTTCGATTTCAGCGCGGGGAACTAGCGCGGCTACAGAGTCAACAATCACAATATCCACCGCCGCCGATCGCACTAACTGATCGACAATCTCTAGACCAGCTTCGCCCGTGTCTGGCTGGGAGACGAGGAGATTCTCAATATCTACACCCAAAGCCGCTGCATAAGTTGGATCGAGGGCGTGTTCTGCGTCCACAAAGGCAGCAATTCCACCTGCTTTTTGGACTTCCGCGATCGCGTGGAGTGCTACTGTCGTTTTACCAGAACTCTCTGGACCGTAGATTTCAATTACCCGCCCTTTGGGTAAACCGCCGCCTAGAGCTAAGTCGAGCGTCAACGAACCGCTAGAGATAGTTTCCACGCGCATTCGGGTCGCATCTCCCAAGCGCACGATCGCCCCTTTGCCGAAATTGCGTTCGATTTGATTCAGGACTAGATTCAGGGCTTTTTGCTTGCCAGCAACATCATTGTTAATAGCCATTCGCGCCTCTAGGATAGGAGGTGTAAAAACTTTTACTTAACTAGTTTTAACTAGTGCAGATATACTATTTTAGTAGATTTATCCAGCACAGCATAGCATATATGCTAATTCGTAATTTTGAATTCGTAATTCGTAATTGGGGATAATTTGCTGATTTTTGGTTGTTATCTGATTTATATACAAAATTACGTCGGTTTTCTTTTGGCTTTGTTGTTTTCCTTAGCTTACTTGCAGAGATATGATTTTAGGTCACGCAAAGACGCGAAGGCGCTGAGAAGAACGCTAAGAAGAGATCTTCGTATCTACCTTGTCCCCCTTGTCCCCCTTGTCCCCCTTCGCCCCCTAATCCCCACGACCGAAGGGAGTGGGGAAGAGCGAGTTCCCCCTTGTCCCCCTTGTCCCCCTTGTCCCCCTTCGCCCCCTTGTCCTCATGTCCTATACAGAGTCTCAATTAGAAGAGGCAGTCATCTCGGTGGCTGGTCTAACATCGTATATTCAATTATTGCTGGAACATGATGAGGTGTTGCGGCAAGTGTGGGTTGTGGGGGAGGTTTCGAGTCTTAGCCGTCACTCTAAAGGTTTGTTTTTGACGCTGCAAGATCCAGAGACAAAGGCTGAGATTAAGTGTGTGGTGTGGAATAGCCAGTTGTCGCGCTTGGCTCAACTACCAGTACAAGGGGAGCAGATCGTAGTTTTGGGTAGTATTCGTTTGTATCCTCAGCGGGGACAATATCAACTGACTGTGTGGCAGGCTTTACCAGCGGGGGAGGGATTACTGGCGTTGAGACTGCGGCAGTTGCGCGATCGCCTGGAGGCAGAAGGTTTATTCGATCTAGAACGGAAGAGAACTCTGCCAGCTCATCCCCAAGCGATCGCTGTTGTCACTTCACCAACAGCAGCGGCTTGGGGCGATATTCAAAAAACGCTTAAACGCCGCTATCCTGGTTTATCTGTTCTGTTTTCGCCTGCTACCGTGCAAGGAGAGCCAGCACCAGCATCTATTGTCAAAGCGATCGAGCGCGTGGAACGAGACGGAAGGGCGGAGGTGTTGGTTCTTACCCGTGGTGGGGGCGCAGTGGAGGAGTTGGCTTGTTTTAACGACGAACGAGTTGTGCGGGCGGTAGCTGAGTGTTCTATACCCGTGATTACGGGGATTGGGCATCAGCGAGACGAGACTTTAACAGACTTGGTGGCTGACGTGTGCGCCCATACCCCTACAGCAGCAGCAGAACTTGTTGTACCAGATTTAGCGGTTGTGTATGCCGAGCATCGGCAGAGGATAGAGACGCTACAGGCAGTTGTACAGCAACAATTAGATATAGCAGGCGATCGCTACTATTCTCTCAGCAGTCGGTTGGGGCGTTTGCGTTTAGACCGAGAAATTCAGCGCGAGATTGAGTTTTTAAATTGGAAAAAGCAGCAGTTAATTCAGGTAACTCAACAGCGATCGCAAAAAGCACGGCAACACTGTCATTTATTAGCACAGAAACTTGCTAGCCTCGATCCTCATGCGGTGTTGAAACGGGGTTACGCTGTAGTTCGGCAAGAAAACGGTGCGATCGCTCGTTCGGCTGCTCAGTTAGCGCCAGGACAAGAGTTATTAATTCAGCTCAGTCAAGGAAAAATCAAAGTTAAAATTATCGAGAATTCTCAATCTGAAATCTAAAATTCTTAGCCCTACAGACAAAAGCCACTGGCACAGGTTAAAACTTTCTACAGTATGTTGAGTTCGTGTAGATAAATTGAGTTATTGTCGTCACGAATTTCGTTCGCTTAGGAAGAATTATTGTATGAGAATTTCCGCAAAACTACGTAGATTTATTTGGTTGTTCATTTTATTTGTATGGGTAGCATTAGCAGCAATTTTTCTAGTCCCGCAATTAGCTCTAAAGTTTTCACGACCCACACCTTTACAAGTGGTAGATATAGCTAGCTCTAATATAACTAACACCAATTCTTCAAAAAAGCCTATTTCTCCATCACCCACAGAAAAATCCAGTTCGAGTAAACCTCCAATTTTAGTATCTAGTAATGCCATCACGCCAACTACGTTTACTAATAAAACAATCGATCGCAATCCGATAAAAAAAGTTTTTCCGAGCGATTTTATCTCAGCTAATGTTAAAACTCAATATGGCGCAAAAGGTGATGGCGTTACAGATGATACGGCAGCAATTCAAAAAGCTCTAAATGACGAACGCGACGAAGAACAAGATTATTTTGGCAAGCCAAAAGCTCTGTACTTTCCGGCTGGAACTTATTTAATCAGCAATACTTTAAATTGGAAGGGTTGCTGTATGAGTTGGCAGGGACAAGGGGTAGGAATTAGTATTATTAAACTCAAAGACAAGACGAAAAGTTTTGGCGATCGCAATGCTCCTAAACCAGTCATACAGACTATAGATGGTAATATGTCATTCCGCCAAAATATTACAGATTTAACCGTAGATACGGGAAAAAATAATCCAGGCGCGATCGGGATAGACTATATTTCTAATAATTTTGGTTCTCTGTGGAATGTTTTAATTCGCTCTGGTGACGGACAAGGAAAAGTTGGTTTAGATATGTCGAGACAATGGGCAGGACCTTGTTTAATTAAGAACGTACAAATTAATGGATTTGACTACGGCATTGTCACTAAAAACTTAGAATATGGTCCTACGTTCGAGGAAATTACACTTCAACAGCAAAAAGTTGCAGGTATTTTAAATGATGGTAATACATTAGCAATTCGTAAACTTCAGAGTAAAAATTCTGTACCAGTCATTCAAAATCAAGCACCAGCGGGCATGATAATTGTTATAGATGGCAATTTTCAAGGTGGTGCGGCAAAAGCCAGTGCTATTGAAAACAACGGTTATTTATATGCGAGAAATATCAATACTAGCGGTTATAAATCGGCAATTCATCACAAAGAAACTATAGTTTCTGGTACAAGTGTAAGTGAATATGTCTCTGACAAAATATATAATCTGTTTGGTAGTCCAATGCGATCGCTCAATTTACCAATTGAAGAAACACCAGTTTTCGAGGATAAAAATTTAGCTAATTGGATGGCTTTTTCTCCTCAATGGTACGGAGAAACTGATTCTTTACAAGATGCACTCAATTCAGGTAAATCGACTATTTATTTTCCTTTCGGTACGTACTTTTCTCATGATAAAAAAGTTTTCAAGGTTCCGGCTTCAGTTCGACGTATTGTCGGCTTTTCGTCTATTGTGAATGGCGGTGGAATTGTATTTCGCGTCGAGCAAAATAGCGACAAGCCTTTGATTATCGAACAATTTGGTTATGGAGTCACAATAGAACACGCTTCACCGCGCACTGTTGTTATTCAACATGGTGGCTACGAGTACAAAGACTTTCCCAAATCTGGCAAGCTATTTTTAGAAGATGTAGGAGGTAGTTTACGGATTAATTACCCTCATCAAGTTTGGGCGAGGCAGTTAAATGTTGAAACTTTAGATGCAGCACGTACTAAAATTGAAAATAAAGGCGGGACGCTCTGGATTTTGGGACTAAAAACGGAGGGTAAGGGTTCTGTAATCAATACTACTAAAGGTGGTAAAACAGAAGTTTTGGGAACTTTAATCTATCCAGTACATGACTTTACTGCTCAAGAAAAGCAGGAAGCTGCATTTATTAGCAATAACTCTAGTCAGTCATTAATCTATTCTGTCAGTGCTTATGGTGAGAACAAAAACTATGATATTCAAGTAGAAGAGACTCGGAACGGCGTGAAGCGCCAACTACTGAGTAAGGATTTTCCTGGTAGAATGCCTTTGTTTGTGGGGTATAAATAGCGAAAAAATTCAAAAGTAGTAGGGTGGCATTGCCCACCTATACTATTATTGAAGTAAGCTTACTAATATGTAAAATAAAAGTTCGTTTAGCAAACTCTCTTATTCGCAAATTCTTTTGGTATGTCTCGTAACTCCAATTCCAAAACTAAATCAAACACTTCACCTTTACCCGATACTTGGAAATATGAAGTAGCTGTAGCAGAAGTTGAGTCACTTATCTCTCGGATTGAAGCAGGCGAGTTAGAATTGGAAGAGGTGTTCGAGCAATTTACTCAAGCTGTAGAGCAGTTGAAACAGTGCGAAACTTTTTTGCAACAACGACAGCAACAAGTGGATTTGTTAATTGAAACTTTGAATAATGAATCTTAAAAAGTCAAAAGTCAAAAGTGAGAAGTCAAAAACTGGTAGAGTGTTTTGGGTAAAACTTATCGTCAAAAAATAAAGGTTAGCCAAATATACTTAAATTCAAATTTTGAGCGAGTTGCTGTATTAAGAATATACCAGCTTTGGAATTACCTGTTTCGTCTAAACCAGGACTGTAACACGCGATCGCACCTTGAGTTGGCACAATTGATAAAATTGCCCCACTAACTCCCGATTTTGTCGGTAAGCCTACTTCTGAGGCAAAACGTGCTGAAGCTTGGTATAAACCACAAGTCATCATAGTTGCATTTACTATACGACGGTTTTGGGGCGCGATCGCGTCATGAGCTTGTACGAGTAACATTCCTATCCGTGCTAAGTCAGCTACCGTACCAGCTAAACAGCAAACATGATTGTATGCATCTAGAGTAGTTTCTGGCGAGTGAATATTGCCAGCTTTAGTTAATAGTCGAGTTATCGCAAGGTTGCGATCGTTAGGTAAAGAACGCACGGAATCAAGCATTTGGTTATCTAGAGTTAGCTGACAACCTGCGGTTTGATTCAGCCACAAACGGAGATTTTCACAGCGAGAAAATGCATTGATACCTGGGAGGATAGAACAAAGTGCGATCGCGCCACTATTGATCATTGTATTGCGAGGAAAACCTTCATCTGCTATCAGTTGAGTTAGAGAATTAAAAGGCAGATCGGATGGTTTCATTCCTACATGAGAGAAGACTACTTTTGCACCTAATTGCTGTAACAAAAATAGCAAAATAAAGGGCTTGACAACACTCATTAACGGAAAAGTACAATGAGTATCGCCTGCGTTATAGCTTTGTTCTGTCACAGTTTGAATTTGCACTGCTAACCAATTTGGATTAGCTTGGGCTAATAGAGGAATGTATTTAGGTAGTTTTCCTTCTTGAGTATGCCTGCGTGCTTGCATTACCCAAGTTTCTAGTTGCGTCTGGCTCAGAGATTTCAATGTTTGTCTGTTATACAAGGTTATTCAACGGGTTGTATTCCATAATTTTCTTGCAGTATAAACCGACCCGACTCCAACTCATCAGCATATTTCTGAAGCCACTCACGCAAGCTTGAAGATACAATCTTTCTATCGCTCGAATCATGATACATTGTCATGATTTGCCCTACAGTTCCGCCATCTGCTGGATCTAAATCTAAACAGTCATGATTACCAGCTCCATCGTAGGTAATTGGAATCCATTTCTCATTCCACCAATTGTTACGAATTCCTCTATCAGGGTCGCTTTCATAGCCTTCAAATTTTCCAGAATCGAGAAGATCTTTCCAAACTTCCCATTCATCTCGAATCCGGTTGAGCGATAAAAACTCTCGTCCCTCAAATAATCCTTCTTTATAGATAGACTGACCGTTGTGAATGCGGTAGGATGCTTTTACATCTTCAGATAGCTTGATGGAGAGTATTGTTTCAAGCTCGGCAATTTGAGCCTCAGAAGCACCAGATTGCAATGTCTCAAAAATTTGTGGTGCATTGACTTGAAGCCATAAGTCTATGCGCTGCCAAATTTCTTCCATAAAAAACTTTATTTATTACCTTAACTATACAAACTTCCATCTTTGCGAGTGAAAACCCAACCTTCAGGATTCAATTTAGCAATCAGATCGACATCAGGATAATCAGCTTCATCGTCAGGAGTGCGATCGCCAATTTCTAAATATACCGCATCTGTATTTGAACGATTGATTAAATGATGTCCGTTGGCAACCCCAGCCGGAAAACCTGCTGACATACCTGCGGTTAAAATTTGTTCGCCTTCATCAGTAACTAAAACTAATTCCCCTGACACAATATAAATAAATTCATCTTGTTTTGTATGCCAATGCCTTAAAGCAGAACAACTACCAGGCAATAATCGAGTTAAATTTACACCAAAATTTTTCAATCCCGCTGCATCACCCAGTCTCTTTCGATAACGTCCTGCTACAACCGATTTAAACTCATCAGGATAGTTAGTTCCCGTCTTCTCCGGTATATTTTCAGGATCGATAAACATTTCTTTATTAAAATTATAAAAACTCAAACAAAAACCTAGTTAAAATCTCTGAGGAAATCCGCAGCAAATTCACCTTGAGCTACAGCCGATACACTACCAGTCATAAAAACGCGATCGCCTTCTATTTCAATCTCAATTTCTCCTCCTGGCATATGTACTTTAACTGTATCATCCACCAAGCCTAATTTATAAGCAGCACTTGCAGCCGCACAACTACTACTACCAGAAGCTAAAGTATAACCAGCCCCCCGCTCCCAAATTTCAATTTTAATATTTTGGCGATCGAGAACTTGTAAAAACTGTACGTTTATGCGGTTAGGAAAAATTGGGTGATTTTCAATTTTACTACCCAAAGTAACAGCAAGTTCTCGCGACACTTGTGCTATAGGAATGATGCAGTGAGGATTGCCAATAGATAGACAAGTTACTTTTAAAGATACGCCATCTACTTGCAATTCAGTATCAACCATTTGTCGAGGCGAACCAGCTACAGGAATTAATTCACTTTGAAAAGTAACAGTTCCCATATCAACTTTTATCAGCGTTGCCTCTGGATTCAAAATTTCTACAGCAACTTCGCCACCTAAAGTTGTTAAACTAAATTCATTTGTCTTAATATATTGCGCATCAACTAAATATCTCGAAAAAATCCGAATCCCATTGCCACTTTTTTCAGCTTCGCTACCATCGGGATTAAAAATTCTCAGTTCTATCTTTTCCCCTACAAGAATAGGTCCATATAAGATACCATCGGAACCGATACCAAAATTGCGATCGCAAATTAATTTAATCGCGTTTTCGTTGATGGTAAAATTAACTACATTAGGATCGATAACGATATAGTCATTCCCCAAAGCATGATATTTATAAAAATCAGTTGCCATTTGTGAAAGTCAAAATATATAATTTTGTCCGTAATGCTGTAGGGGCGGGTTTATTGACGAGCTTTGATAAAAATGAAGAGCTTCACAAATCCGCCCTCTTTCACGTCAGGATCTTCACAAACCCGCCCTCTTTTATCCAAAGATCACAATCCCAATTTTTCCAACACCGGACGGGTAGAAACAATATGTCGTTCTAATCCTAATTGTTTCGGTGCAACTCCTAACGCCAAAGCAATTAATTGTGGAAAATGTAAGACTGGTAAACCAAGTTTTCTCCCGATAACTTTCTCAACTTCTGGTTGACGAGAATCGAGATTTAAATGACACAAAGGACAAGGTGTCACCATACAATCTGCACCAGTGGCGATCGCATCTTGAATGTGCATTCCTGCCATTTTAAATGATTGTTCGGTGGCATAACTGGAAAGAGGCCAACCGCAACATTGCGTGCGTCCGCGATAATATACTGGTGTTGCTCCCACTGCCTCAAACATATTTTCCATTGCTTGAGGATTAAATGGATCGTCGTAGGGCATAGTTTTACGAGCGCGCAGTAGGTAACAACCATAGAAAGCCGCACACTTTAAACCGCTCAAAGACTTGGTGACTTTTTGCTGAATTGCCTTGTAACCATAATCCGTCACCAGCGCGTAAAGTAAATGCTTGACTTCCGTACTGCCACGATAGGGGGAACAGCCTTCTTTTTGGAGAAAACCGTTAACTTTATCTAGATAAGCTGGATCGCTTTGTTGAGATTCTTTAAGGCGATCGTCAACGTGAGCGATGACACCCTGACAAGTGCTGCAATGAGTTAAAAGAGGTAAGTTTAATTCTTCTGCTAAAGCAATATTCCTGGCATTAACAGTATCTTCTAGCAATTGCGAATCTTCTTTAAACGTACCAGAACCGCAGCAAGCGGCTTTTTTTAGCTCTATTAGTTCAATTCCTAAAGCTTGAGTTAGCGCTTGAGTTGATAGGTGCAATTCCCGACAAGCACCTTGAGCGACACAACCAGGGTAATATGCGTATTTTAAAGCTGTAGATGACATGGTAAATATAGTCAATAGGGTTTAGGAGTCAGGGGTAAGAAGAATATAACTCTAAGCTAACGCTTTGATAGTCGCAGGTGATTGTTTGATAGCCCTGGGCGATCGCTAGTATTTCCACTAGGTTTCTACGTTAACCCGTACAGTCTTTGTCATCACAGAAACAGATTGGAGTCGTAATTCTTCCAGAGTTCGCTGATAGATCGAGCCTGAAAAGGATATCCTGGCTACCCTTCTCTCTCACCTCTCATTTAGTGACAAAAAGAAAATAGACCATGTGGAGAGATATACGATCGCGCTTTTCGATAAGATGAATATGCTCAAAAGCATTTTACCTAAGTTCAAGGTCTAGCAACTGGTTAAGGACAGTCATCGTATGAGCGAAACGGAAATTTTTGAAAAAGTAAAGAAAATCGTCACCGAGCAACTAAGCGTTGAAGCCAGTAAGGTCACGCCCTCGGCTCATTTTGCCAACGATCTCAATGCCGATTCTCTGGACACAGTAGAGCTGGTAATGGCTCTAGAAGAAGAATTTGATATTGAAATTCCTGATGAAGCAGCCGAACAGATCACCACGGTACAAGAAGCTGTGGACTACATCAACAATAAAGTTGCTACATCCGCGTAAGTGTTAGTCACTTGTCCTTTGTCATTTGTCCTTTGTTCGCCAGCAATGACAAATGACGAATGACGTAGGGCGTAGACACCCGAAGGGGGGCTTCTCGAAGAATAGCCCTTCCCGAAGGATATGACAAATAGTTCACGGGTGAAGAAGCTGGCTGAGAATTGAGCTATGACAGATTTGGAAAAAAAACGGGTTGTGGTGACTGGTGTTGGCGCGATTACGCCAATTGGCAATAATCCAGTTGAATTCTGGGAAGGATTGCAAAGCGGTCGCAATGGTATTGGTTCGATTACATTATTCGATCCATCACAGCATAGATGCCGGATTGCCGGAGAGGTGAAAGGTTTCGACCCGCAGCAATACATGGATGGCAAAGATGCGAAACGAATGGATCGTTTTGCACAATTTGGCGTTGCTGCAAGTTTACAGGCGATCGCCGATGCCCAGTTTACGATTAACGAGTTAAATGCCGAACAAGTCGGTGTCATGCTCGGTACGGGGATTGGTGGGATTAAAGTTTTAGAAGAACAGCAAACCATTTATCTCAATCGCGGACCCGATCGCTGTAGCCCTTTCATGGTTCCCATGATGATCGCGAATATGGCGGCGGGGTTAACGGCAATTCACGTCGGTGCAAAAGGACCGAACTCCTGTCCTGTAACAGCTTGTGCTGCGGGTTCTAACGCAATTGGCGAGGCATTTCGACTGATCCAGCACGGATACGCCCAAGCGATGATTTGTGGTGGTACGGAAGCCGCTGTTACACCCCTATCGGTAGCGGGATTTGCCTCGATGCGGGCGCTATCTTTCCGCAACGACGATCCAACCCACGCCAGTCGTCCGTTCGATCGCGATCGCGATGGTTTTGTGATGGGAGAAGGGTCGGGAATTTTATTGCTGGAAGAATTAGGACACGCCCTGAGTCGGAAAGCCAAAATTTATGCGGAAATTGTCGGCTATGGCATGACTTGCGACGCTTACCACATGACGGGAATTGCCCCTCAAGGAGAAGGCGCAGCCAGGGCGATCGCTCTGTGTCTCAAAGATGGTGGAATTAAGCCAGAGCAAGTAAACTACATCAACGCTCACGGTACGAGTACCCCAGTCAACGATCCGAGCGAAACAGCGGCAATTAAAACAGCTTTGGGTGAAGCAGCTTATCAAGTTGCCATCAGTTCCACCAAGTCAATGACGGGTCATTTACTCGGCGGTTCGGGAGGAATTGAAGCAGTTGCGACAGTCATGGCGATCGCCCACGATCGGGTTCCGCCTACAATCAATTTGGAAAACCCCGATCCAGAATGCGATTTAGATTACATCCCAAATCAAAGTCGCGCCCACACCGTCAACGTTGCCCTATCCAACTCCTTCGGCTTCGGCGGACACAACGTTACCCTGGCATTTAAAAAATATGTCTAAGGGAGCAGTGTAGAGACGTTACATGCAACGTCTCTACACTGCTCCCTCAAAAAAAGGCTTGCATGGCGATCTCGAAGTATGGGACGATCGCTTATGCGTGCCGAGGGCGATGCCAAGCATTTAGCATCTTATGTATTGAGCCGCAACTGCGAGCTGAACTGTCGTTAACAAACTAGAAATTATGGCTGTTGCAACCCAATCCCTTGAAGAACTTTGTATTAACTCAATCCGCTTTCTGGCAATTGATGCCGTAGAAAAGGCAAAGTCGGGTCATCCTGGGCTGCCGATGGGTGCTGCTCCGATGGCATTCGTGCTTTGGGATCGCTTCATGCGGTTTAATCCTAAAAATCCGGCTTGGTTGAATCGCGATCGCTTTTTGCTGTCGGCGGGACATGGCAGTATGTTGCTGTATGCCCTGCTCTATTTAACTGGATATGAAGATTTAACTTTAGATGACCTCAAGCAGTTCCGTCAATGGGAATCAAAAACCCCAGGTCATCCAGAAAACTTTATGAATCCAGGGGTAGAAATTACCACTGGTCCATTGGGACAGGGAATCGCGAATGGTGTGGGAATTGCGATGGCTGAGGCTCACCTAGCAGCCACAT
This window of the Chroococcidiopsis thermalis PCC 7203 genome carries:
- the recA gene encoding recombinase RecA; this encodes MAINNDVAGKQKALNLVLNQIERNFGKGAIVRLGDATRMRVETISSGSLTLDLALGGGLPKGRVIEIYGPESSGKTTVALHAIAEVQKAGGIAAFVDAEHALDPTYAAALGVDIENLLVSQPDTGEAGLEIVDQLVRSAAVDIVIVDSVAALVPRAEIEGEMGDTHVGLQARLMSQALRKITGNIGKSGCTVIFLNQLRQKIGVTYGNPETTTGGNALKFYASVRLDIRRIQTLKKGTEEFGNRVKVKVAKNKVAPPFRIAEFDIIFGKGISTLGCMVDIAEETGVIVRKGAWYSYKGENIAQGRDNTIKYLEENTEVAQEIQKLVREKLDMGAVVSANSVKAHEEDEDEDTDMSDDE
- the xseA gene encoding exodeoxyribonuclease VII large subunit codes for the protein MSYTESQLEEAVISVAGLTSYIQLLLEHDEVLRQVWVVGEVSSLSRHSKGLFLTLQDPETKAEIKCVVWNSQLSRLAQLPVQGEQIVVLGSIRLYPQRGQYQLTVWQALPAGEGLLALRLRQLRDRLEAEGLFDLERKRTLPAHPQAIAVVTSPTAAAWGDIQKTLKRRYPGLSVLFSPATVQGEPAPASIVKAIERVERDGRAEVLVLTRGGGAVEELACFNDERVVRAVAECSIPVITGIGHQRDETLTDLVADVCAHTPTAAAELVVPDLAVVYAEHRQRIETLQAVVQQQLDIAGDRYYSLSSRLGRLRLDREIQREIEFLNWKKQQLIQVTQQRSQKARQHCHLLAQKLASLDPHAVLKRGYAVVRQENGAIARSAAQLAPGQELLIQLSQGKIKVKIIENSQSEI
- a CDS encoding glycoside hydrolase family 55 protein, giving the protein MRISAKLRRFIWLFILFVWVALAAIFLVPQLALKFSRPTPLQVVDIASSNITNTNSSKKPISPSPTEKSSSSKPPILVSSNAITPTTFTNKTIDRNPIKKVFPSDFISANVKTQYGAKGDGVTDDTAAIQKALNDERDEEQDYFGKPKALYFPAGTYLISNTLNWKGCCMSWQGQGVGISIIKLKDKTKSFGDRNAPKPVIQTIDGNMSFRQNITDLTVDTGKNNPGAIGIDYISNNFGSLWNVLIRSGDGQGKVGLDMSRQWAGPCLIKNVQINGFDYGIVTKNLEYGPTFEEITLQQQKVAGILNDGNTLAIRKLQSKNSVPVIQNQAPAGMIIVIDGNFQGGAAKASAIENNGYLYARNINTSGYKSAIHHKETIVSGTSVSEYVSDKIYNLFGSPMRSLNLPIEETPVFEDKNLANWMAFSPQWYGETDSLQDALNSGKSTIYFPFGTYFSHDKKVFKVPASVRRIVGFSSIVNGGGIVFRVEQNSDKPLIIEQFGYGVTIEHASPRTVVIQHGGYEYKDFPKSGKLFLEDVGGSLRINYPHQVWARQLNVETLDAARTKIENKGGTLWILGLKTEGKGSVINTTKGGKTEVLGTLIYPVHDFTAQEKQEAAFISNNSSQSLIYSVSAYGENKNYDIQVEETRNGVKRQLLSKDFPGRMPLFVGYK
- the xseB gene encoding exodeoxyribonuclease VII small subunit encodes the protein MSRNSNSKTKSNTSPLPDTWKYEVAVAEVESLISRIEAGELELEEVFEQFTQAVEQLKQCETFLQQRQQQVDLLIETLNNES
- the glsA gene encoding glutaminase A; amino-acid sequence: MKSLSQTQLETWVMQARRHTQEGKLPKYIPLLAQANPNWLAVQIQTVTEQSYNAGDTHCTFPLMSVVKPFILLFLLQQLGAKVVFSHVGMKPSDLPFNSLTQLIADEGFPRNTMINSGAIALCSILPGINAFSRCENLRLWLNQTAGCQLTLDNQMLDSVRSLPNDRNLAITRLLTKAGNIHSPETTLDAYNHVCCLAGTVADLARIGMLLVQAHDAIAPQNRRIVNATMMTCGLYQASARFASEVGLPTKSGVSGAILSIVPTQGAIACYSPGLDETGNSKAGIFLIQQLAQNLNLSIFG
- a CDS encoding SMI1/KNR4 family protein codes for the protein MEEIWQRIDLWLQVNAPQIFETLQSGASEAQIAELETILSIKLSEDVKASYRIHNGQSIYKEGLFEGREFLSLNRIRDEWEVWKDLLDSGKFEGYESDPDRGIRNNWWNEKWIPITYDGAGNHDCLDLDPADGGTVGQIMTMYHDSSDRKIVSSSLREWLQKYADELESGRFILQENYGIQPVE
- a CDS encoding cupin domain-containing protein, producing MFIDPENIPEKTGTNYPDEFKSVVAGRYRKRLGDAAGLKNFGVNLTRLLPGSCSALRHWHTKQDEFIYIVSGELVLVTDEGEQILTAGMSAGFPAGVANGHHLINRSNTDAVYLEIGDRTPDDEADYPDVDLIAKLNPEGWVFTRKDGSLYS
- the dapF gene encoding diaminopimelate epimerase, coding for MATDFYKYHALGNDYIVIDPNVVNFTINENAIKLICDRNFGIGSDGILYGPILVGEKIELRIFNPDGSEAEKSGNGIRIFSRYLVDAQYIKTNEFSLTTLGGEVAVEILNPEATLIKVDMGTVTFQSELIPVAGSPRQMVDTELQVDGVSLKVTCLSIGNPHCIIPIAQVSRELAVTLGSKIENHPIFPNRINVQFLQVLDRQNIKIEIWERGAGYTLASGSSSCAAASAAYKLGLVDDTVKVHMPGGEIEIEIEGDRVFMTGSVSAVAQGEFAADFLRDFN
- a CDS encoding CoB--CoM heterodisulfide reductase iron-sulfur subunit B family protein translates to MSSTALKYAYYPGCVAQGACRELHLSTQALTQALGIELIELKKAACCGSGTFKEDSQLLEDTVNARNIALAEELNLPLLTHCSTCQGVIAHVDDRLKESQQSDPAYLDKVNGFLQKEGCSPYRGSTEVKHLLYALVTDYGYKAIQQKVTKSLSGLKCAAFYGCYLLRARKTMPYDDPFNPQAMENMFEAVGATPVYYRGRTQCCGWPLSSYATEQSFKMAGMHIQDAIATGADCMVTPCPLCHLNLDSRQPEVEKVIGRKLGLPVLHFPQLIALALGVAPKQLGLERHIVSTRPVLEKLGL
- the acpP gene encoding acyl carrier protein, with amino-acid sequence MSETEIFEKVKKIVTEQLSVEASKVTPSAHFANDLNADSLDTVELVMALEEEFDIEIPDEAAEQITTVQEAVDYINNKVATSA
- the fabF gene encoding beta-ketoacyl-ACP synthase II; protein product: MTDLEKKRVVVTGVGAITPIGNNPVEFWEGLQSGRNGIGSITLFDPSQHRCRIAGEVKGFDPQQYMDGKDAKRMDRFAQFGVAASLQAIADAQFTINELNAEQVGVMLGTGIGGIKVLEEQQTIYLNRGPDRCSPFMVPMMIANMAAGLTAIHVGAKGPNSCPVTACAAGSNAIGEAFRLIQHGYAQAMICGGTEAAVTPLSVAGFASMRALSFRNDDPTHASRPFDRDRDGFVMGEGSGILLLEELGHALSRKAKIYAEIVGYGMTCDAYHMTGIAPQGEGAARAIALCLKDGGIKPEQVNYINAHGTSTPVNDPSETAAIKTALGEAAYQVAISSTKSMTGHLLGGSGGIEAVATVMAIAHDRVPPTINLENPDPECDLDYIPNQSRAHTVNVALSNSFGFGGHNVTLAFKKYV